The following proteins are co-located in the Rheinheimera salexigens genome:
- the sbcC gene encoding exonuclease subunit SbcC has translation MKILSVRLQNLNSLRGEWTIDFRLAPFNQANLFAIVGPTGAGKTTILDAICLALYHETPRLKTSASSNEIMTRHTSECLAEVEFEVANVGYRAFWSQRRARGKSDGNLQAAKVELARLDGTILAEKINDKQRLVAEITGLDFSRFTKSMLLAQGGFAAFLNAEANERAELLEELTGTDIYAKISAQVFTECRQHKQQQELLQAKLSTVELLTAEQQAELTTQLTQISADISTKQASLSQLRQQQHWRQQLQQAEQALLQAEQEAQQVEHNANLQQPKLAKLQAYQPAHKLAPLYQAVQQSQQQFKQQQHSLSQLNSSLASAQQQQATYLWQGWQALQQQVNNTQRQQQQRQKQQIELEQKISAWQQQQQLQTASEQQLASQLQQLQQQGSSQQLQAEYQQQQSRLQQLQQLQQQLTLQDKFQQQLQQIQQQLTTKDQQQQQLATRLTQLRSRYAEVKQQVKDKRLLLQQQQLILQLSDHRAQLKPGENCPLCGATEHPAIAEYQRLNSSETSQQLEQAEQEQTTVQAAGEEVKAEHAAMVAAMQQLQLQQQQVQQELEQLKDLIQTATAELEITVLTVEAIATTITEINQQQQLRQQQIQQLEQLQQQWQLARDTLSTQQQQLREGLHQQQLLTAQTEQAELELVRLQQQTHNWQQQWQQLELAAPTQVSVNETIISVEAKLQLAQQQVQLLLGQRQAVQHALSQAELHYQQQQQQWQTNLSQSVFADEAAFKVALLTDAEVQQLQQLQQSLAQASISSQRLLLDRQQQLQLLQQAKLTELDLASITDLLQQAEQTVNMLSQQRGEISQQLTAEQKRRQQQQQLLADISAGQLQYELWQRLNSLIGSADGARYRRFAQSLTLAQLILLANRQLALLHNRYQLAAHESAELELVVLDTWQADSARDTKTLSGGESFLVSLALALGLSDLVSSNARIDSLFLDEGFGTLDADTLDSALSALDNLNASGKMVGIISHVEALKQRIPVQIKVEKQQGLGFSKISIEH, from the coding sequence ATGAAGATCCTGTCGGTACGACTACAAAATTTAAACTCTTTGCGCGGTGAGTGGACGATTGATTTTCGGCTAGCACCGTTTAATCAAGCTAACTTATTCGCTATTGTTGGGCCCACCGGCGCGGGTAAAACCACCATTTTAGATGCCATCTGTTTAGCTTTGTATCATGAAACCCCGCGCTTAAAAACGTCTGCCAGCAGTAATGAGATAATGACCCGTCATACCAGCGAGTGCTTAGCCGAAGTCGAGTTTGAAGTAGCAAATGTGGGCTATCGAGCCTTTTGGAGTCAGCGCCGAGCGCGCGGTAAAAGTGACGGTAACTTACAAGCTGCAAAAGTAGAACTCGCCCGCTTAGACGGCACTATTTTGGCAGAGAAAATTAATGATAAGCAGCGCTTAGTAGCTGAGATTACGGGGCTAGATTTTAGTCGGTTTACTAAATCTATGTTGTTAGCGCAAGGTGGTTTTGCGGCGTTTTTAAATGCGGAAGCGAATGAACGGGCAGAGCTACTAGAAGAGCTTACCGGTACTGATATTTATGCCAAAATTTCCGCTCAAGTGTTTACTGAATGTCGCCAGCACAAGCAGCAGCAAGAATTGTTGCAAGCGAAGTTATCGACAGTAGAGCTATTAACGGCGGAGCAACAAGCGGAGTTAACGACACAGTTAACGCAAATTAGCGCTGATATTAGCACTAAACAAGCTAGTTTAAGCCAATTACGTCAACAACAACATTGGCGCCAACAATTGCAACAGGCAGAACAAGCCTTGCTACAAGCCGAGCAAGAAGCTCAGCAAGTCGAGCATAATGCCAACTTACAACAACCAAAACTAGCAAAGTTACAGGCTTATCAACCGGCGCATAAATTAGCGCCGTTATATCAAGCAGTGCAACAAAGTCAGCAGCAGTTTAAGCAACAACAGCACAGCTTAAGCCAACTAAATAGCAGCCTAGCGTCGGCGCAGCAGCAACAAGCAACTTATTTATGGCAAGGTTGGCAAGCTTTGCAGCAGCAAGTGAATAACACCCAACGCCAACAACAGCAGCGGCAAAAACAGCAAATAGAGCTTGAGCAAAAAATTTCAGCTTGGCAGCAACAACAACAGTTACAAACGGCCAGCGAGCAGCAATTAGCTAGCCAGTTGCAACAGTTACAACAGCAAGGGAGTAGTCAGCAGTTACAAGCGGAGTATCAACAGCAGCAAAGCCGATTGCAGCAACTACAGCAATTGCAGCAGCAATTAACCCTGCAGGATAAGTTTCAGCAGCAACTACAGCAAATACAGCAGCAATTAACCACCAAAGATCAGCAACAACAGCAATTAGCTACACGCTTAACCCAGTTACGTAGCCGTTATGCTGAGGTGAAGCAGCAAGTTAAAGACAAGCGGTTATTATTGCAGCAGCAACAACTTATTTTGCAGTTATCCGATCACCGTGCCCAATTGAAACCTGGTGAAAATTGTCCCCTATGTGGGGCAACGGAGCACCCTGCTATTGCTGAGTATCAACGCCTTAATAGCTCTGAAACTAGCCAGCAGCTAGAGCAAGCTGAGCAAGAGCAAACCACAGTTCAAGCTGCCGGTGAAGAGGTTAAAGCGGAACATGCCGCTATGGTGGCGGCCATGCAGCAGTTACAATTACAACAACAACAAGTGCAACAAGAACTTGAGCAGCTTAAAGACTTAATACAAACTGCCACAGCTGAACTTGAGATAACAGTATTAACGGTTGAAGCCATAGCAACAACGATTACTGAAATAAACCAACAGCAACAGTTGCGACAGCAGCAGATCCAGCAGTTAGAGCAGTTGCAGCAGCAATGGCAATTAGCCCGAGATACATTAAGCACCCAACAACAGCAGTTGCGAGAAGGCTTGCATCAGCAGCAATTATTAACAGCCCAAACCGAACAAGCAGAGCTAGAGCTGGTTAGGCTGCAACAACAAACCCATAACTGGCAGCAGCAATGGCAGCAACTAGAATTAGCAGCACCAACGCAGGTTAGCGTTAATGAGACCATTATCAGCGTAGAAGCCAAGCTACAGCTAGCTCAGCAGCAAGTGCAATTGCTACTAGGCCAACGCCAAGCGGTGCAACACGCATTAAGCCAAGCCGAGTTACACTATCAGCAGCAACAACAGCAATGGCAAACTAACCTAAGCCAAAGTGTTTTTGCCGACGAAGCAGCATTTAAAGTTGCGCTATTAACGGATGCAGAGGTGCAGCAGCTGCAACAATTACAGCAAAGCTTAGCCCAAGCCAGTATTAGTAGTCAGCGCTTATTACTAGATCGGCAACAGCAATTGCAGTTACTGCAGCAAGCTAAGTTAACTGAACTAGATTTAGCCAGCATTACCGACTTGTTACAACAAGCCGAACAGACAGTGAATATGTTAAGCCAACAACGCGGTGAAATTTCCCAGCAATTAACTGCAGAGCAAAAACGCCGCCAACAGCAGCAGCAATTATTGGCCGATATTAGCGCTGGCCAACTGCAATACGAGTTATGGCAGCGTTTAAATAGTTTAATAGGCTCTGCTGACGGTGCGCGTTATCGCCGTTTTGCCCAAAGCCTGACGTTAGCCCAGTTAATTTTATTAGCTAATCGCCAGCTGGCGCTACTGCATAACCGTTATCAATTAGCAGCACATGAAAGTGCGGAGTTAGAGCTAGTGGTGCTAGACACCTGGCAAGCTGATAGTGCGCGTGATACTAAAACCCTATCTGGCGGCGAAAGCTTTTTAGTCAGCTTAGCTTTAGCGTTAGGCTTGTCGGATCTGGTGAGCAGTAATGCCCGAATTGACTCGTTATTTTTAGACGAGGGTTTTGGAACTTTAGATGCCGACACCTTAGATAGTGCGCTAAGTGCGTTAGATAACTTGAATGCTAGCGGCAAAATGGTTGGCATTATTAGTCATGTTGAGGCGTTAAAACAACGTATTCCGGTGCAGATAAAAGTAGAGAAGCAGCAAGGGTTAGGCTTTAGTAAAATAAGCATCGAGCATTAA
- a CDS encoding DUF481 domain-containing protein — MRKLSLLAAAIAVVSVNANANTAIDKTWTTSAELGAITTTGNTVGTSVTGKIDAKQELESWSNQYIFSAFFKEDEKTDVDGNKVKERSAERYLISAKAAYKLDDEFEKLFMYGSYTDDKFGAYTKYTTVAVGYGTRLYNSEDMSLDAEIGPGYFTGERSTGETENGLIARAAASYKWTLSESATFAQTLSVEYGDDNTRTIAETSLAAKINGSLQMKAAFLIQNDSEVPVDKKATDTQTTLTLVYSF; from the coding sequence ATGCGAAAGTTATCTTTACTGGCAGCGGCCATCGCTGTTGTCAGCGTTAATGCGAATGCGAATACAGCTATTGATAAAACGTGGACCACGTCAGCAGAACTTGGTGCCATTACCACTACGGGTAATACGGTAGGTACCTCAGTAACTGGTAAAATCGATGCTAAACAAGAGTTAGAAAGCTGGAGTAATCAGTATATTTTTAGTGCCTTTTTTAAAGAGGACGAAAAAACTGATGTTGATGGTAATAAAGTAAAAGAGCGTTCTGCAGAGCGTTATTTAATTTCAGCAAAAGCCGCGTATAAACTTGATGATGAGTTTGAGAAGCTGTTTATGTATGGTTCTTATACTGATGATAAATTTGGTGCTTATACCAAGTACACCACAGTTGCAGTCGGTTACGGTACTCGCTTATATAACAGTGAAGATATGTCTTTAGATGCTGAAATTGGTCCGGGTTATTTTACCGGCGAGCGATCTACTGGTGAAACGGAAAACGGCTTAATTGCCCGTGCCGCCGCCAGCTATAAGTGGACGTTAAGTGAGTCCGCCACCTTTGCTCAAACCCTGAGTGTAGAATACGGTGACGATAATACTCGTACTATTGCCGAAACCTCGCTAGCAGCAAAAATAAATGGTTCACTGCAAATGAAAGCGGCTTTTTTAATCCAAAATGACTCTGAGGTACCGGTAGATAAAAAAGCCACCGATACCCAAACAACATTAACCTTGGTTTATTCGTTCTAG
- a CDS encoding mechanosensitive ion channel domain-containing protein has product MEEITKFYQENNAVIVGYFLQFIAAIVIFYVGRLVAKVVKRLLERALLSRHIDKAVVSFMASIVYAIILIATVLMALSQVGVETTSFIAILGAAGLAIGLALQGSLANFASGILIILFRPFKSGDYIDAGGVSGTVDKIEIFQTIMTTPDNKRVIVPNAKITGGPITNYSAEPTRRVDILVGIAYDADLRLAKKLLEEIINADERVLPAPKPLIAVAALADSSVNIHVRPWVNAADYWGMYWDTLEKIKLTFDEHGIGIPFPQMDVHIKKDTQE; this is encoded by the coding sequence ATGGAAGAAATCACCAAGTTTTATCAGGAAAACAATGCAGTCATAGTCGGTTATTTTTTACAATTTATTGCTGCTATCGTTATTTTCTATGTGGGTCGTTTAGTTGCAAAAGTAGTAAAACGTTTATTAGAGCGCGCTTTATTGTCTCGTCATATAGATAAAGCCGTTGTGTCTTTTATGGCGAGTATTGTTTATGCCATTATCTTAATTGCTACTGTACTCATGGCACTGTCGCAAGTCGGAGTTGAAACCACCTCATTCATTGCTATTTTAGGTGCTGCCGGTTTAGCCATTGGTTTAGCCTTACAAGGCTCTTTAGCTAACTTTGCTTCTGGTATTTTGATTATTCTGTTTCGCCCCTTTAAATCTGGCGATTATATCGATGCTGGCGGCGTATCAGGTACCGTTGATAAAATTGAAATATTCCAAACCATCATGACTACGCCTGACAATAAACGCGTTATTGTGCCTAACGCCAAAATAACTGGCGGCCCCATTACTAATTACTCAGCCGAGCCCACCCGCCGCGTAGACATATTAGTTGGTATCGCTTACGACGCTGATTTACGTTTGGCAAAAAAATTATTAGAAGAGATTATTAATGCTGACGAGCGAGTATTACCTGCTCCTAAACCATTAATTGCTGTGGCAGCTTTAGCCGACTCATCCGTTAATATTCATGTTCGTCCCTGGGTAAATGCGGCTGATTATTGGGGCATGTACTGGGACACATTAGAGAAAATTAAACTTACTTTTGATGAGCACGGTATTGGTATTCCTTTCCCGCAAATGGACGTGCATATCAAAAAAGACACTCAGGAGTAA
- a CDS encoding DUF1285 domain-containing protein — MIDLKALQQQLQQPNLAPVEQWQPKFCGDIPLYIDADGQWFYNNSLIQRPAMVKLFASVLLYQDGEHFLQTPVEKMRIKVADAAFIITDWQWLTSNDLPVLALTSSIGDKVLVSPEHPILLALSAEQDWLPYVQMWRGLTAKLSRNVYYQLAEQVSTVYCNGQQHYQLKSAGFPYTFAIAPLN; from the coding sequence GTGATAGATTTAAAAGCTTTGCAACAGCAATTGCAGCAACCTAATTTAGCCCCTGTTGAACAATGGCAGCCAAAGTTTTGCGGCGATATACCGTTATATATCGATGCAGACGGGCAATGGTTTTATAATAACAGCCTGATCCAACGTCCGGCGATGGTAAAGTTATTCGCTTCAGTATTACTGTATCAAGATGGTGAACACTTCTTACAAACTCCAGTTGAAAAAATGCGCATTAAAGTCGCTGATGCCGCCTTTATTATTACCGATTGGCAATGGCTAACCAGTAATGACTTACCGGTATTAGCTTTAACTAGCAGCATAGGCGATAAAGTATTAGTTAGCCCTGAGCACCCTATTTTATTGGCTTTATCTGCAGAGCAAGATTGGTTACCTTATGTGCAAATGTGGCGTGGGCTAACGGCTAAATTAAGCCGCAATGTGTATTACCAACTTGCCGAGCAAGTGAGTACAGTGTATTGCAATGGCCAGCAGCATTATCAACTTAAAAGTGCTGGCTTCCCTTATACCTTTGCTATTGCTCCACTAAATTAA
- a CDS encoding monooxygenase — MQKLLQIDFPFNGPFGEEMSTVLAELAQSITEEPGFIWKIWTEQQSLKEAGGIYLFTDEPSAQAYLEKHTARLKSLGVNEVRARIYDVNQSLSKITKAPIK; from the coding sequence ATGCAAAAACTATTACAAATAGATTTTCCTTTTAACGGTCCTTTTGGCGAAGAAATGTCGACAGTACTCGCTGAGTTAGCCCAGTCAATAACAGAAGAACCTGGGTTTATTTGGAAAATTTGGACTGAACAACAAAGCTTAAAAGAAGCCGGCGGTATTTACTTGTTTACAGACGAACCCAGCGCACAAGCCTACCTTGAAAAACATACTGCCAGATTAAAAAGCTTGGGTGTGAATGAAGTTAGAGCCCGCATTTATGATGTTAATCAAAGCTTATCAAAAATAACAAAAGCGCCAATAAAATAG
- a CDS encoding endonuclease/exonuclease/phosphatase family protein, translating into MVWVFSLLTFVIVLTTLLPLWRHPHWAVRGWDFPRLQLASLAALLAVFQFIVLDFTAPSSWLMLLAVLLCLSWQLWWILPYTPLWPVEVKTTAGSRSAGTDNQLSIITANVLASNHKSELLIKQVQQHQPDVLVTLESDQWWQQQLDSLEVSMPYSLKCPLDNLYGMHVYSRLPLTDTKIAFLVEDEVPSMHALLTLESGQQVRVHFLHPAPPSPTENSQSIERDAELVMVARSIADTQQATIVTGDLNDVAWSRTTRLFRKLSGLLDPRVGRGMYNTFHAHYPYLRWPLDHLFHSHHFTLNNIQRLPSIGSDHFALLTTLTYTPEQGADQEGITAEPEDKALATDITQQQGVNKASVPEPGK; encoded by the coding sequence ATGGTCTGGGTATTTTCTTTATTAACTTTTGTTATTGTTTTAACAACCTTGCTGCCGCTTTGGCGCCATCCACACTGGGCAGTACGCGGCTGGGATTTTCCTCGACTACAACTTGCTAGTCTTGCCGCACTGCTGGCAGTATTTCAATTCATTGTTCTCGATTTTACTGCGCCCAGTAGCTGGCTAATGTTGCTGGCCGTTTTGCTCTGCTTAAGCTGGCAGTTATGGTGGATTTTACCTTATACACCTCTATGGCCGGTTGAAGTAAAAACCACTGCCGGCAGCCGCTCTGCTGGTACAGATAATCAGCTTAGTATTATTACGGCAAATGTTTTGGCTTCTAATCATAAGTCTGAGCTGTTAATTAAACAGGTGCAGCAACATCAACCGGATGTACTGGTTACCCTAGAGTCTGATCAATGGTGGCAACAACAGTTAGATAGCTTAGAAGTTAGCATGCCCTACAGCTTAAAATGCCCACTTGATAACTTATACGGCATGCACGTTTATTCGCGCTTACCGTTAACTGACACCAAGATTGCTTTTTTAGTCGAAGATGAAGTGCCATCAATGCATGCTTTATTAACGCTAGAGAGTGGTCAGCAAGTTCGGGTCCACTTTCTGCATCCAGCACCACCAAGTCCTACCGAAAACTCACAATCTATCGAGCGTGATGCCGAGTTAGTTATGGTCGCGCGTAGTATTGCCGACACTCAGCAAGCCACCATCGTCACCGGCGATTTAAACGATGTAGCATGGTCTCGCACCACCCGCTTATTTCGTAAGCTCAGTGGCCTGTTAGATCCTCGTGTTGGCCGTGGTATGTATAACACCTTTCATGCTCACTATCCCTATTTACGCTGGCCACTGGATCACTTGTTTCACAGTCATCATTTCACGTTAAATAATATTCAGCGCTTACCATCAATCGGCTCCGATCACTTTGCGTTACTAACAACCCTCACTTACACACCAGAACAAGGAGCAGATCAAGAGGGCATAACCGCAGAGCCTGAAGATAAAGCCTTAGCAACAGACATTACACAGCAGCAAGGCGTGAATAAAGCTTCAGTACCTGAGCCTGGCAAGTAA
- a CDS encoding metal-dependent hydrolase family protein, which produces MQKTPLALLFISLGFCHYASAATLIYAGKLITADSDKVKSSQTVVVENDKIIAIESGYKTATDNDQVIDLRQHTVMPGLMDMHTHFYTQFSATVYTEPFTMNEADIALRAATFAEKTLMSGFTTVRELGDNYQISVALKKAIAKGYVKGPRIYAAGKTIATTGGHADPTNGVAYTLMQDPGPKEGVINGVDDARKAVRQRYKEGSDLIKITATGGVLSVAKSGTNAQFTDEELAAIVSTANDYGFKVAVHAHGKDGMERAIKAGVASIEHGTYMDKNTMALMRKHGTYFVPTISAGKWAEEKSHIEGFFPDIVRPKAATIGGLIQNTFANAYKAGVKIAFGTDAGVFEHGDNWREFIYMTEAGMPALTAIQSATIEGARLLGVEDQLGSITVGKIADIIAVPGDPLQDIQQMGKVNFVMKAGEIFRQ; this is translated from the coding sequence ATGCAAAAAACACCATTAGCCCTTTTATTTATCTCTTTAGGTTTTTGCCATTATGCGTCTGCTGCGACCTTAATTTATGCCGGAAAACTGATTACAGCTGATAGTGATAAAGTAAAGTCTAGCCAAACAGTTGTAGTAGAAAACGATAAAATAATCGCTATTGAATCTGGTTATAAAACCGCGACCGATAATGATCAGGTTATCGACTTACGCCAGCATACTGTGATGCCGGGTTTAATGGATATGCACACCCACTTTTATACCCAGTTTAGTGCCACGGTTTATACTGAACCTTTTACTATGAACGAAGCCGATATCGCATTAAGAGCGGCAACCTTTGCTGAAAAAACCTTAATGTCGGGTTTTACTACCGTACGCGAGCTTGGCGATAACTATCAAATTAGTGTGGCATTAAAAAAAGCCATCGCCAAAGGCTATGTAAAAGGGCCACGTATTTATGCTGCGGGTAAGACTATTGCTACCACAGGCGGTCATGCGGACCCTACAAACGGTGTAGCTTATACATTAATGCAAGATCCGGGGCCGAAAGAGGGCGTAATTAATGGTGTTGATGATGCCCGTAAAGCGGTTCGGCAACGTTATAAAGAAGGTTCTGACCTGATTAAAATTACGGCTACTGGCGGTGTATTAAGCGTGGCTAAAAGTGGCACTAATGCCCAGTTTACGGATGAAGAACTGGCGGCAATTGTCAGTACAGCCAACGATTATGGCTTTAAAGTCGCAGTGCATGCTCATGGCAAAGACGGTATGGAGCGGGCAATTAAAGCCGGTGTAGCCTCTATTGAACATGGTACTTACATGGATAAAAATACCATGGCCTTAATGCGTAAACATGGTACTTACTTTGTGCCGACGATTAGCGCGGGTAAATGGGCTGAAGAAAAGTCGCATATAGAGGGTTTTTTCCCTGATATTGTTCGACCTAAAGCGGCCACTATTGGCGGTTTAATTCAAAATACCTTTGCTAATGCTTATAAAGCCGGCGTAAAAATTGCTTTTGGTACCGATGCCGGTGTTTTTGAGCACGGTGACAATTGGCGTGAATTTATTTATATGACGGAAGCCGGCATGCCAGCATTAACGGCAATCCAAAGTGCCACCATAGAAGGTGCACGTTTATTGGGCGTTGAAGATCAACTTGGCAGTATCACTGTGGGTAAAATAGCCGATATTATTGCGGTGCCAGGTGATCCTTTGCAGGATATTCAGCAGATGGGTAAAGTGAATTTTGTGATGAAAGCGGGCGAAATATTTCGTCAGTAA
- a CDS encoding DUF2489 domain-containing protein — protein sequence MFSTTAITLIISGALIIAALAFYAGKLLWQLQQQRQQMQQKQQQLTAERKKYLTDSIVLICKAMLEQQCELSEGALRLWVLLDHLAPDRIPEPNTTYTGLYQMYQVVKDMPTHESRNKQDKVVTKQQDKVRLQAEEELKSAILADTAALLTRFKPE from the coding sequence ATGTTTAGCACTACAGCAATAACGTTAATAATTTCAGGTGCATTAATAATTGCAGCGCTGGCCTTTTATGCTGGAAAATTATTATGGCAATTGCAACAACAGCGACAACAGATGCAGCAAAAACAGCAGCAATTAACCGCTGAACGCAAAAAGTATTTAACTGACAGCATAGTGCTTATTTGCAAAGCCATGCTAGAGCAGCAGTGCGAGCTATCTGAAGGCGCGTTAAGGTTATGGGTGCTATTAGACCATCTAGCGCCTGATCGTATACCAGAGCCTAACACCACTTATACCGGCTTATACCAAATGTATCAGGTAGTAAAAGATATGCCTACACATGAGAGCCGGAATAAACAAGATAAAGTGGTTACTAAACAGCAAGATAAAGTACGTTTGCAAGCTGAAGAAGAGTTAAAATCTGCAATTTTAGCCGATACAGCCGCTTTACTAACACGTTTTAAACCGGAGTAA
- the yihI gene encoding Der GTPase-activating protein YihI, giving the protein MTRQKKTRSAGPNGLRNLTAEDARKTRQPKEQTKKKGAGLKSGNRNSVAATTKPEHANKAAQDKRLGSKAPVALRPEVEVIAKELQPRASLSKAKPVPLAPEVELAAIENDVYLQQLLEKIEKDEQLTGKDAKYFNAKTKRLTELLAELGLDQDEETAEPEDALTAFEKTDWRKDLLGDDD; this is encoded by the coding sequence ATGACTCGCCAGAAAAAAACTCGCTCTGCAGGCCCTAATGGTTTGCGCAACTTAACTGCAGAGGATGCCCGTAAAACACGGCAACCTAAAGAGCAAACAAAGAAAAAGGGAGCTGGATTAAAATCCGGTAACCGAAATAGTGTTGCGGCTACGACTAAGCCAGAACACGCAAATAAAGCGGCACAAGACAAACGCCTAGGCAGTAAAGCGCCGGTTGCGTTACGGCCAGAAGTAGAAGTTATTGCCAAAGAGTTACAGCCTCGTGCTAGTTTAAGCAAAGCTAAACCCGTTCCTCTCGCTCCAGAAGTTGAATTAGCGGCTATTGAAAACGATGTTTATTTACAGCAATTACTAGAAAAAATTGAAAAAGATGAGCAGTTAACAGGTAAAGACGCGAAGTACTTTAATGCTAAAACTAAGCGTTTAACTGAATTGTTAGCCGAACTTGGTTTAGATCAAGATGAAGAAACTGCTGAGCCAGAAGATGCTTTAACCGCCTTTGAAAAAACTGATTGGCGTAAAGATTTATTAGGTGATGACGACTAA